In Nicotiana tabacum cultivar K326 chromosome 10, ASM71507v2, whole genome shotgun sequence, the DNA window ACACTGTCTATTAGTTCAATTccttttttttatgtatatatatagttgATGTTGAATCCCGTTGATAAAAATCCTGCATCCGCCACAGGACTCTTATGAAGATCAAGAATCACATTAGGGTATATGGAAAAGAAACATGGGATATATAGTCGTCATTAATTAATAATGATGaattgatgatatattagtaAAATTCGTTGGTTTTTAATTTGACAGAAGCAACTCCAAAGAGAATTCAACAGATGATGGCTGTAAAGGGATTGAAGATTTCTCATGTTAAAAGCCATCTCCAGGTACTATATACCCTAGCATATTCTATATGGGTTTTTTTTGTTATATTAGtatcaattttaaaatttattaaatggaaTTTTCTGTCCTTTTAATTTTCTTGGAACCAGAATTTTCCAGTATACAAATCATGACTTTTTAAGCAATCCAAGTtataaagaaaagagaaatttAATGACGCGcaagttttttcttcttcttaataCTCTAGTATGTTTATTTCGAAAAACAAAAGACTTACTaccatttgtctttttttttttcctttttttttttttaattgaacatGATCCAAACgcaatatttctctcattttcatttaatATCTACCAGTTTGGCGTAGGTATTTCCATATTTAGCGAGGCATAGAGACGGATGAAAGAACTTGGTGTAGACTTAAGAATGCATAGTTATTTATCTTTTACTCCTTTAATTTAATGTGCAAAATAATTAACAACATATCAGGTTACTGAATAATCCAAAGCTTTAATTTAAATTCTTTCTCAATTAATTGTTGGTGACCTATGGTTCAAAATGGAGCCATAATTTAAAGCTTATGAAATAAATTCTATATTAATAATATATACATATTAAATAgattttttaagataaatatatTATTTGGATCAAAATTACCGGTTCGACTAAACTCATAACTTAAACTCTAGCTCTGCAAGTCAAAAAATAACACCCTAATTGTAATGATATTACAAACACAACAAACTTCAGTAAAAATCATATGCATATTGAAGCTAGACCTAATCGTATGTTTTTTTTTGGTAGTAAAAGATAGTTTATTAACAACTGATTAGATCGGTTATAAAATGTAACAGTTCTTGTGtgttctttttatttattaattacagAAATTGgcatatgatatttttattaGACAAGTGTCTAGGTTAGGTATGAAGCATGCTAGCTAGCCCtaaaagttttaaaattattgaaAGATTATTCAAAAGCTTGAAATCCAGTTTACTGATGAGCATTCTTTTACCAGAATATTTATTTTGCTTTCCTTTTCTATTAAAACTCTATCGAGccaaatagcacgggctagccagttttcggattggtaattgaaaaacaACCAGCGTTTATAccactattttgttgcaacacgaaaaatttcagcataatatactggagattgacgCACCTGTATATGAAtgtctagcatattatgctggaactccagcacatggaaagttccagcataatatactggagattggagcacctgtgtatgaacttctagtatattatgctagaactcctgtatattatgctggaatattttcaggattttgaacagtgttttcgttcagatttatctttacatgaaaagtggctaaatttcgattacttttgaaactgtggctatttttcaattaccacttgtaaatctggctattttttaatttcacctgtttaattgaaaggagttgcaatttattttttttaaaaagtataaGCGAAAAAGTTATTAACGTAACCAATTATAACTTCCCTTGAgtaattattttgaatttgtattcTTTTTGGGGGGCTTAAAATTTAGGTTTTCTTTTTGTTATACTTTCACTTTATGtaaccttttttttttatcttaaatTTGTTTTCCCATTCCACGAATATAGTGTCTTTTAATTAAAGCTTTATTCAATTTCTCATTGTTTTGATTTGATTGAATTTCTGAAAATTCAGATGTACAGAAACTTAAAGGAGCGAGCCAGCACCACTATTGTTAGGTCGTCTTCCCCTGATCAGTAAGTCACTATCTCCACATTTTTAACAAACATTAttgttttagttttttatttagtGTTCCGTATCTGTATTAGAGTTTTGATTAATTTGAATTCTTAATGTGTGAGgcttgtttaccctaaaattagataacaattaaatttgtacgtggttttaaggatatgtagttTAACTGTATACGAATGGTTGAGAATATCAGATAAATGAATTAAAAGCGaaataaatgatcaaaccaaTTGCAAAGTTATAGCTAAGGCTAAATTAGATTGAACAATAACCTCGTCCTCAATAAGACCCTCAGTTCGAGCCCAGACATGAATGAATAACAGAACAAGTGAGCAAAATTCTTCACATTAGCTGGAAGGTAAAAATATACTTTTATTACCTTAAATATCGTGTTACAATGTGTTAGAATACAACAACAAATTTCTTTATATAGTAGAAAAGTTTCAGTCCTAGTACAAGTttagaaaaagtaaaaatcttTATTTCCAGGTAATTGTTGATCCATAATCGACACCGAGAGAATATTCGCGTTGTAATATCCGGTTGAGGGCGAGTATTGCGGCCCCCTATCAGTCGTGCATAACCGTCCATCGCGTCTCCCGTGGTCTAGAAGTCATACTCGGTCGGGGGTGCCTCGTTTTACCGCACCCGATGTTTGATATATCGTTCATCCTTCCTAGGTCTCGACGAGTCTTTGGCCCCGATTACAATCTCGTAAATCTGTGTTCCCCTCTCGTTCTTTCATCAAGAAATCGAGGTAGACGTTACCCCCGATTTTACCTGTACACAAGGCTCATTTAATAGAAAGCGCTCCCTATCAGAATTTAATTATCCATTCCAAAAATTCGAGCCTTAAACCTCCAGGTAAGGATATATAGAGGCATCGGATCCGCCCCACCTCAATTCTTGGCAGTTACTAACAATATTTTAACATCCTCACTCAGTTTAACACTTCCATATTATCTTCCTGGTTCAttgtatttgtttttttaaaattattatcaaCCTAGTTTAATCATTACTATAACTCTTTCTTAAATTACAAATATGTTTCACAATCTTGAAGTTTAATTTTACCCATACGGAATCTAACTTCACTAACTAGTACACTTCAGAGTTTGATGCTGTTTCTCATTCTTTTTAAAGTATGAATTGTAATTCCCTTTACTTGACTGCAGAAAGAAAGACCTGGATTCCAATGCATTAATTAGTGCATGATTAGCTTACCAAAACACCATGACTTTTGGTTATGAATAAAATCCCAGCTAGTTAATCAACTCAGTGTAAATAATTCCATAAGACTTTGAGTGGCTATTTCTACCTAATCGTTACTTTTTTGTAAAGAAACTAAAGGGGGTGAAAAGAAGAAGATAAGACAAATAAAAAGAAACTTTACATCGATCTGTCTTTTAGTTTTGGGATAACTTTAAAAACTATAGTATATATTTTGGTGGCTCGTGATTAAATTGGCCACTTTTTGCTACTCAGTTTTAATTGTTTTTAGTAATATAACTCGAGTTTACATGTAACTGGCCAAATtaacccttttttttttcctgaaatagGTAGGCTTTAGTTTAGTTTTAGCAACTGTAGACATAGTGAAGATAATAACGCTAtaatttgttcttcaaacattgcTCCGACATGTCCTAATGATCAGGATGTAAGGCAGTTTTAGTTATCTCTAAATAATTAAACCATAACAAGTTATTATTTAAAAAGGATTACTATTAGATTAAAGTCAAAAGGGAAGCATTTCTATTTATAGTATtcttcattatatatatatatatatatatatatatatatatatacaacaaataTTCTCATAGTGTGGGATCTGGGAATTGGAATATATATATCATCATCTCATGTGACTAATGGCTAGCTTTTCATTACACATTGCAGGCAAATAGAAGCTGGAACTCAATTATCTTATAAAGCAGGAGTAAATGGATACAGTGACCAAATTGCTGAAAATGTACATTGCTATGACTACCAGGTCTGATGGGTTTCTTTAACTCCTGAATTATTTCATTTCCTCTAaactaaataaaatattattgatgtTATTACGTTGGAAATTTCACATGGTCACTCAACTTTTCTTTTATCCTACTAAAATTCGTTAAACTATTGTTTGTTAAAAAAGTCACTCACGTTTGCCGAAATATCGATGAAAGTCACTTGACTATTTTGTGTAATAAAAAAATCACTCAACTTTGCTTAAGGTGTTCAAAAAGTCATTAGAATCTTTTTTAACGGAAAGGTCATTTTATTTTGCCTGAATATCATAGAAAATATCTCTTTTGTTTTCTCCTACTGACTTTTTTTTTATGATATTTAGACAAAGTTAAATGACTTTTTTATTAGGAAAAATATTTTAATGACTTTAGCAAAATATAAAGTGAATATCAATCACACTAATCGTGTTATTACTTCGGAAGGTAGCTAGCTTTATCAAAGTACtaattgttttaatttcattttcttAATTTGTGTGATTAATTTGCAGGAAGCACAAGGAAGTTTAAGTAGTGGAATGACGAAGGAAGAAGAAGGTGAAATCTCTGAGTTTCCACAAGCAGATGGTGAATGTGAACGGGAGATCAATTTTTGGCCTTTGAATGATTATGAAAATTCCCAGTCTATTAAGGATAGTTCTCACATTAATCTAGATTTATCTATTTCCTCATGTTTCTATTGTTAATTATGCTAATATAGACTATAGTGTAGTCCCCTAGCTATTACTGTTTGTCTTATTTTATAAGTAGTACATTGTGGTATAGCAATAATACTGGCCTTTGTATCTAGGTCTAGGCGCCCAGTAATTTTTGTACGAATGAACAAAGAAATTCTAGTGGATTATTTAATTCTTATCATTTGGTCCTTCCTTTTCTACACTTTGATGAGGGAGTTATTTATCAGTATATCTTCAATTTTTGAGAATAAAGATTGTGTTCAGAAAGCTcagaatttctttattttttcctctGATATTGAACACGGAAATCCAGAAAATTGTGTTTGGTGTATGTACAGAATTTGTGAAAGATTTTTTACCGAAATAGCTGATATTGCCGCACCTTAACTATTTCATCGAGTATCTATTACCTCCTACCAGCACGGGTACTTATATGATAATTTATCCACCAAAACTTGGATAAACAAGGACAAATCACTTAATATTTATTGCCTCCACTAGAATTTGCGTATGACCTCATGATACTTCATTAGCCAACAGGTCACAATCCTCAagtataatattaattttaacgAAATATTTGTATGTTAATAAGCATGAggctttttctttccttttt includes these proteins:
- the LOC107788964 gene encoding uncharacterized protein LOC107788964, whose protein sequence is MMEFSIMKNSSSQKISRVRQYKKSSVPRLRWTPELHQLFIEAVEHLGGSDKATPKRIQQMMAVKGLKISHVKSHLQMYRNLKERASTTIVRSSSPDQQIEAGTQLSYKAGVNGYSDQIAENVHCYDYQEAQGSLSSGMTKEEEGEISEFPQADGECEREINFWPLNDYENSQSIKDSSHINLDLSISSCFYC